The Scophthalmus maximus strain ysfricsl-2021 chromosome 14, ASM2237912v1, whole genome shotgun sequence region TAaaggtgaattttttttccctccagcttGGCCCCGCcacaataataattttgtaaTTTGCTGTAAATCAACTAATTCACTCTGTTTATTTAATCTAATGCCGCAAAGTTTCACAAGGGTCGTTTTCGTATCCATGGACCTCAAATTCATTCATTGCATGTCCGATGAATTAATGAGAGGTGAAATTATCAGAAAACATTTAGAAGTAGAAACGGATCCAGGCTCCAAAGTTCACTGTGAGGATTGTAATTCTAAGTCAAAACCAAACCAGACGCAGTGAATGTGCTCAACAATAATTTGCCCATGTGGTCTGAATCCTACAAATGACACCGTAGTTCACACGTTCTCATCAAATTCAAGTTATTTCTGTTGGaatgactgtgtctgtgtcctgaaCACGAAGGCGTGGCTGCTATCGGAGGAGCGTTTACAGAGAAGATCATCACAGACATGGCGTCCTTCAACGAGAGGCCCATCATCTTTGCACTGAGTAATCCAACCAGCAAGGCAGAGTGCACTGCGGAGCAGTGCTACAATCTCACAGAGGTACACGTGCAGCCTCACAGAAGTGTGGAAAACTCATCAGATCATAGATACTGAATTCAGAAGGGGTGGTGTTGATTGAAATTAAGCACCAGCAgtcttttttgtcttcactttaACTGATAAATTCCAGATTTTTTTATGGCACATAATCACCCCAGCTGTTAATATGTGTGCAGTATAAAACCTTCCCACAAACACAGTGCCTGCGATATGGCCAGACAGGCCATTTATAAAccatctttaaaacaaaaaaagacctaGTCATTTTTGAGACTTGCTAAGACTCTCCCAAAAACTTGAATGTTAAAAGTGAACTTGCCTTATTATCAAAACAACGTACAGGTGGCCGGCTTTAGCCATTATTCAGTAAATATTCGGCAGACAAATATTCTTGTCAGAATGCACAGAGGGGAATCTTCCCCTTATATGTTGACATTTACATCCTTACACCCAAATGTTGCTCTACAGCACTGTAGTGGTAAACCAAAAaactcctcatctctctctctctctctctctctctctctcttcctcctcctctctgtgaccAGGGTCGGGGCATCTTCGCTAGTGGAAGTCCGTTCGACAAGGTGACGCTGGCCGACGGACGCACCTTCTACCCGGGGCAAGGAAACAACGCCTACGTCTTCCCCGGAGTGGCTCTGGGTGTTATAGCCTGCAGGGTGCGCCACATCTCTGACGACGTCTTCCTCACCACAGCAGAGGTACAGTACGCTCTTCTTCATACCGACCAATTTATTCACAACAGCAGTGTTTTTGAACAGatggtacagtacagtgtatctgtaaacatctgtaaatgtCAATCATAAAACCTCTTGTACACACTCCCAGGCAATAGCTGACATGGTAACAGAGGAGCACCTGGCCGAGGGAagactttttcctcctctgagcACCATACGAGAGGTGTCCTTCAAGATAGCAGTCAAGGTAGGTGTCCTATTTTCAAAATACCAATCATACACTTAAAGTATTACAGGGTCATATTGTGGAGTGATTAATTCTTCACGCAAAAATCAGATGTCAAGGAATGATGAGCAAAAAACTGGATTAGCTAAATTGTATTAAATATGTCTCCAGTCTCTTACCTTATCTAGTATAGTCTTACATTATCTTTGTCGTAAggatatatctttttttatccttGTCTGGTACTGTTTGAAATGAAagctttatttttcaaaatatcaaaataagaaaattctACTTTGTTAAAATGTTAGCATCACTCATGTTTCCACACATCCCACTAATAAAACCATCATATAAAGTGAATGTGTTCAATGTCATAGCCATATTAGATTAAGATAGTAAAATACAGAGAGCCGAAAGAAGCCACACAAACGACCATTGTCCATTTTATATCTAATGACTCACTCCTGACATACACAGTGTGCTCTTcctttctgtttccctctctgacAGATTGTCAACTATGCCTACAAGCACAACATTGCTTCGATTTACCCCGAGCCCAAAGACAAGGAGGCGTTTGTGCTCTCTCACATCTACAGTCCCGATTACGACTCGTTCTCTCTGGACACGTACAGCTGGCCGCAGGACGCCATGAACGTTCAGGACGTGTGATTCCGTCcaacttcttctctttgtctaaACTCTAATATTGTGCCTGGCGTCGTCACGTGCAATTTCTGCATCGCCCCCAAACATACGTTGCAATTTATTCgcacctttaaaaaagaaatttgtttgtgtttttttattgtttccatAGTGCTCGTTATTACGTTGATGCTGAAGTGCAAATCAAAgtgcaaaatgttttgttatctgccattgtgtttttccgtgtgatttgcacttcagggccgcCGTACATTATGGATTAGAAGTCCCTCAAACGCTGTATAATACTGAAAAAATTTATGTCACATGCTATATTTTTTGCTTCATCGGTTCTCTGAAAGTCTGACGGAGAAAAAGATTTGATATCTTTACATGCAGCATGTCAAATATCAGAAGCATCTCCTCTGTGACTCTACAACTTAAACTACACTTCTGTcgctacatttttttccagctaaGATGTTATAGTAGTCAATTTGTGTGCAGTGactaaaaaatgtgtttttgacagAGGAATCTGAGCTGGTGCCCGAGAAACAAAGCTGAGGTTCACAATAACGCACAATgctgtcttgtcttgtctcgACTCCGACGACCCAGAGGACTCGTTCTGAAGCTTAGTTCCGAAATGAATCCAGCAGTGCCTCTTTCTGTTACCTCAGGCATCACTGCTCCACATTATCAATAAAAAACCTCTGTATTTTATTTCGGTGGGTTACAAAGATCTGGTTCAAcccctgcagctgctgtctTTGATATTTTACACTTCGCTCAATGTGCGCACATGTTTAAACCTGCACACAGCAGTGGGCAGAAAAACACTCCAGGCATCACTGTTTCTATGTGTTCAGAGGAGGCATTGTCAGGGACTGAGTGTGACCATCGGGAtggggtttttgtgtgtgtgtgtgttatcagttAGTTTTGTACGGCGCTCTgcctgttgttgtgtttttggccAAAGTTTCAGATGAAATGTATCTTATCTTATACTCCGATGATAATATGATGCCCAGCAAGCTTTAGTACTGAGAGACCCGCTTCAAGTTTTCGAAGGGAAAATGAAACTTTTTCAATAAAAGTGTTGTCGCAATACGAGTCATTTATTGCAATTTAATCCATTTTCAATGATTCCTTTGACACAGTTTTACATCGTTATCGTTTTGCAATGTCAGTCCTCTAGCAGTAAACATAGAATTGAATTTGACTATTTGAGGCCGACTCACACTCAAGCTCACAGGCTTGTGTTGCCTGAGATGTTTATGCTCCCTGCAGATGGACTCCAGCTGTTGTTCCAGCATTGAATTGTTCGCCTGGTATTCCATGTATGCATGATCCATTGGTCTCTTGTTCCCTTCGTGCAGTCTGACAGGAAGCTACTGCAGTAACTGTAATTCTGGAAATTCGCCAGGAAAGCTGGACACTAGCTGTAATCTAGCTGTGTCTCAGCTCCATAACTTTCAGTACAAGAGACAGACACTTTTTTATTATGGCTATGCCATAATCTAATTTATATTCTGATCTATACATAACCCTGATGAACAGCCATCAGATAAAgcttgttttaaattctctttgcGTTGATGCTTAAAATTCATGTCAAGtgaaacatgtctgtgtgtaacTGGAAACATCAGAACAGTCAAAATCCTTCACCCGCATAGTTACTTTCTGTAAACGGACGTAAGTTCGGCCTATAGCACATTATCACATTGTTCATGCCTTTGGTTTAGGACTGAGATCATTCGGTCATTGTCTGGGTGTCCACATATTTTTGTCAAACAGTGAATGTAAGTGAGCTCTGTTTCTACTGCGCCCTACAATTTATACATATATGGTATGTATATTTAGATTTACTGTGTGTATAgataaatacaatacatatCTTCATATTTTTCAGTTCATATTGCCTGGGGGCCTCAATAGaattttgtttaataaaaatcatCCAACTCTTTTTCTACACTtcctcagaaaaacaacaacacactgctTTGTGCACGTGTCCTTTAATACAAAGTTTCACATGTGGTTTTAAAAGTCATCTACATTTCCAACACCAGTAATACTGTTGAACGTAACTTTGTAATACAAAGTTTAACTATTTATACAAAAGTCATGAGGTAAAGGTCAGGCCATCGGAtttacgcacgcacacgcacgcatgcacgcgcacacacacacacacacacacgcacacacacacacacacacaccactgccaAGCCTTCGACTTGAATAGTGAACCTTTTCCCAACCTTTGGAAAAACTCATTGTCTCGAAGGCAGCGAAGCAGATCTGTCGGTTATAGAAGTCGCCAGGTAAAACAATGTCGGGCACCCCAGAAATAAATGAAGGAAAATCTTCAAGGTAATGAAGACATAAAAATAGTCACAGTAGACGTTAGATGTGCAGGCGTGGTACAGGACAATGTTACACATGGAGGTTAGTCTGCAAAACAGATGATTGCAATTTTACATGGACTCACAAATTACACATAGCAACAAATAAGAGACAATAGTTGGCATGTTGTAGCATGGCTCTGAACATAatataaaaatgagaaaattataACCTTCATAGAAGAGGTCACTGTGGCTCTGACTTTGGCAAAACTAATAACCAACAAATACatccacaaaaacaaagcttGAGCTGTAATAGGAACACCAAATAAGGGCAACTTAATCAAACGAAGAAATAAACATGGTCCAATAAATGAAGCCAATGtaaaagtgcctgaaacctgttttctcttgaacgaccagcagagggcgactccaccggttgcaaAAACAAGTCAGTTTCTATGAGAATGATTCattttataacatcagtaaacattttcagttcatggtttcaatctctagtttcaagtcttccccGAAtgcagcgtgatgttcattttgtaaatcatggttTAATTTAGAACAATCTGCATTGAGGTGTGGATACCCTGTGATTGAcggctagtaccgtccaatgggtgcagggtGCAGGCTGAAGGTGTAGGTCGACGCCCCCTAAATTGTattgtgaaaccaaaactaactggatcgaatgtaaacaatgtaacaaagacatgaaccttAGTTCAGACCTCGGTCCAGACCTCTCAGGTGTGAAAACGGCCTCAGTTTTCCTTCAACCGAGTCACTGTCCCATTTCTGTTagctccctctcttctctgggCAAACGTAAGACAGAACCATGTCTATCATGTTCTTGACGATGGctgggggaggatggagggcgTGGGGGAGGTGGTGCGCTGAAGTCATTTGCCAGGCATCTACCAGCAGGACGCTCATTCCCTTGAACATGGCCCTGAGCACCTTGTCCAGCTGCAGGGAGAACCAGTCGCTGTTGTACAGGCTCACCTCCTGGTCCAAGGCCTGGAGGTTGGCTGAGCGGATGACGACGAGCGTCCCCGGCGCTCGGTCCAGAAGTCGCACCAGCGCCCGTCGAATGTGACGCAGCCTCCGTATGTATACCTCCACGGGGAAGGTGCTGAAATGGGCCCAGATGCTGAGGACCACCACGTTGTTGGGGCCGCCGGAGAGGCCGTCCAGCTCGTTTGAGATGTACCTCAGCTCGCTGGACATGACTGTGGAGAATCGGATGGGCGGGCCGTGGCAGCGGTACTTCAAGAGGATATTGTGAGCGCTGTCCACCGCCATGAAAGGCCCGACGTTTTTAGGACTGTGCAGGTTGAACTCCTTCAACCCTGGGGAGAGTGGAACACAGGGGAGATCCAGTGGGTTGGATTCACGAGGCAAAATGCAAAGATATTTAAGACGGGACAAAGAGACAACCCCTCACCTGGTACAAAAGCAATGAGGTATTCAAACCACTGCCTGACGGTGGAGTCTCCGTACAAGTTGATGATCTTGTTCTTCAGACACTGAGTGATGGCAGAGGATTCATTGAACTGGCGCATTGAGATTCCCCCTAATGGCCTCCACGAGTCTGCGTAGTAATATCCAGAGGGCGCAAGCTTAATGGCTTCGgactttgtgctgctgctctctaCCTCGACTTTATCTGCCACAAGGCGAGAAAAAGGTTgcagaataatacattttaactgAATGAATTGAATCAACAGCATGCACAAACTGAAAGGATGCACAGACTACAAGTGTTACTCTACTGCGGGCGTTCTCTACCTTTCCTTGGTGGCAGCACCGTGACTCTGTCAGGTCCTGAAGCATGTATGCCAACTTTGATGTTTACACCACTAAcgaaaaaaattcacaaaatagTTAAATGTCAGAGACGAAGGTTTATGatagtaaatatttttttctgttaatggCGTCAAATCCTAAGAAAAGACCAATACCATCAATGTGTCCGTCCGTACCTCAATACGTACGACCTCCCAACCCTGACTGTGTCATTTAGCCCCACACACAAATTTGTAATCACAAATACATATCGtttcatttgaggaaaaaaacaaaacaaaacataacttccttAAACAGCTGGAACTATTTTCTGATGTGGATTAAAACACATTGagggtatttttttgtattgatttgtttttggtattttcatgggatttgtttcACGTAAGACAAATTCTATAGATAATCAGacttattgttttaaaaaataaactacatCCCTCTTTCAGCATCACTACAGACCTCTGGAAGAGCAACGCCTCCTTGATGGTTATGAGGTGTTTCAGGTAGCCTCCTTTGGCGTGGTTGATCCTGGTGTCACAGCTGAGCATCTTGGGCTTGTAGCAGTACCAGGGCTCCCCGGTGTAAAGGTCCGTGTAGTTGCACAGGGGCTGCTGATCCGGGGGCAGGCACATGTTGCACACCGTGGTTTCGGACAGGAAGCCCAAGCGGAACATGCTCTTAAAAAACACCCGATCGGGGCGCTCCTCCCTCAGCCGCTGCAGGACAGAGACCGCCTCGCTGGAGTGCACCAGCGTGATCTCGACCTGTGCGGATCCAACCCAGAGGAGCGGGAAGAGAGCGGAATAAAATCCATTCCTGTGGTCCAGCACTTTGCCGGCCACACCTGCTCCGAGCTCCGGGGAGTGCAGCCGGGCCAAGAGGAAATCTCCGCCGTAGCGCTTGGGGCGACCCTGGAAGTCGTGCATTTGGACGAGGACCTCCAGCTGGTCGCCCACGTGCCACTCCCTGCCCCCTTTGGTGGGAAGGATGGCGAACAGGCTGTGCACAGGGTCGCTCGTCAGGCGCAGGGCGGGCGGCGCGGAGTGAGCGGGGGGCCCGGGCCAGGCGATAGAGTCCAACAGGTAGCGCTCTTCCAGTTCATCTTCGGGGGAGGGCTTTTGGCCCAGGTGAGTGCAGAAGGTGCGGTTCTGATAGAAAGTGGGGAGATTGACTGGGAGGAAGGATGATTGGATCCTGCTCTGTAGCTGGTAGAGGGCGGAAATCGTGTGGCAATTCCAgttctgaggagaaaaagaggagtaTTAAGACGTATTATTATCATCAACCTGTGACTAGCAGATAAAAATGGATAATACAGTATTAATGTAACTGTATGTATTACAGATGTTAGCACACTGATCTTGTGGTTAATCGCAACAAAACTGTAACCGAATACAGAGAAATAGAAGGCCAGAGGCACATTTTAAGATGGATcctgttttgttatttcttagGCTACCCTACAAAATTAATAAGCAGCTGTAACAAAACATGTGCATGATAATGTATCCTTCTCAACTGGGAACAATATAGGTCTGGATCAGCGACAACGTAAttcttttgacacaatagaacAATTTCTGCGTCCTCCTTCAACTCCAtaaattgggtccggacattttctggagtttgccgttcacatatgaagaacgcgGCAGGAGATTTTCTGGGAGTCAGACACGTTCGCAACAGCAGGAGCTTTTTTTAGAACATTCGGGGGAGGGATGGCACCTGGGTTGAGC contains the following coding sequences:
- the nxpe3 gene encoding NXPE family member 3 — protein: MCRSLSKYALVFLSLALFGLIFLLCNIHTVENWNCHTISALYQLQSRIQSSFLPVNLPTFYQNRTFCTHLGQKPSPEDELEERYLLDSIAWPGPPAHSAPPALRLTSDPVHSLFAILPTKGGREWHVGDQLEVLVQMHDFQGRPKRYGGDFLLARLHSPELGAGVAGKVLDHRNGFYSALFPLLWVGSAQVEITLVHSSEAVSVLQRLREERPDRVFFKSMFRLGFLSETTVCNMCLPPDQQPLCNYTDLYTGEPWYCYKPKMLSCDTRINHAKGGYLKHLITIKEALLFQSGVNIKVGIHASGPDRVTVLPPRKDKVEVESSSTKSEAIKLAPSGYYYADSWRPLGGISMRQFNESSAITQCLKNKIINLYGDSTVRQWFEYLIAFVPGLKEFNLHSPKNVGPFMAVDSAHNILLKYRCHGPPIRFSTVMSSELRYISNELDGLSGGPNNVVVLSIWAHFSTFPVEVYIRRLRHIRRALVRLLDRAPGTLVVIRSANLQALDQEVSLYNSDWFSLQLDKVLRAMFKGMSVLLVDAWQMTSAHHLPHALHPPPAIVKNMIDMVLSYVCPEKRGS